A single Branchiostoma floridae strain S238N-H82 chromosome 11, Bfl_VNyyK, whole genome shotgun sequence DNA region contains:
- the LOC118426725 gene encoding uncharacterized protein LOC118426725 isoform X1 → MGVRQAKPVAKLPDDLRQEAEKFRVYNFPFENLVLEGGGAKGTAYIGAMMVLEDAGIMENIHRFAGTSAGAVTAGLMSIGMTSEEIVKEMENVDMARTLMDSPWWSRGPLRRLFFVWKVFKAFGLYAAAGDRFLEWYGELIHRHLEKHHIHKGLGKNINLQQLRDVLGKELCTVTYDLTFGIEIYCHAKTTPLCTVRQAVRQSISLPAVFVPYKFEDEPDLYIDGGVCVNFPIYCYDGWWLSMDDQSSFKSRLEDETDDIKTTSYFYKQCNEARFQSPNVSEEESKQQLQKTLGLMVYSKTDRKAYQHVFSKRLDVLTKGYKIDMKNDRPRKTKLAKYVVFQIRERRYEKKEKDRNKRMEDEKKKMEKNYDAKKQRLEEVLKAPQNREDMFKCFKDKFPKEELREFVDGEDSYEVVFDALFAQYPGGPVTDKTIKGIFHNWEPFRKKLLDVVPQRIIDTPAELNTAYLELLGQSKPIKEEDVGRCIAIDVDYVGTMDFNMEPEDQTFLMKQGARAALAFLEDYVKRNNLQPSKSSPKSPMMVTGV, encoded by the exons ATGGGTGTCCGACAGGCCAAACCTGTGGCTAAACTTCCAGACGATCTGCGCCAAGAGGCTGAAAAGTTTCGAGTTTACAACTTCCCATTTGAGAACCTCGTGTTGGAAGGAGGGGGAGCCAAGGGGACTGCCTACATAGGTGCCATGATG GTCCTAGAGGATGCTGGGATAATGGAAAATATCCACAGATTTGCTGGAACCAGCGCAGGCGCGGTAACAGCCGGTTTGATGTCGATTGGGATGACGTCAGAAGAGATTGTGAAAGAGATGGAAAATGTGGACATGGCCAGAACACTTATGG ACTCGCCATGGTGGTCACGTGGCCCACTGAGGCgtcttttctttgtttggaAAGTCTTCAAGGCCTTCGGTCTGTACGCAGCTGCGGGGGATAGATTCCTCGAGTGGTACGGTGAACTTATCCACAGGCATCTTGAAAAGCACCACATACATAAAGGACTGGGCAAGAACATAAATCTTCAGCAG CTCCGTGACGTCTTAGGCAAAGAGCTCTGTACTGTCACCTACGACTTGACGTTCGGTATCGAGATATACTGCCACGCCAAGACCACGCCTCTCTGCACTGTTCGCCAGGCTGTCAGACAGTCCATATCGTTGCCAG CGGTGTTCGTTCCCTACAAGTTTGAAGACGAGCCCGATCTGTACATAGATGGTGGCGTTTGTGTCAACTTCCCCATCTATTGCTATGATG GATGGTGGCTATCTATGGACGACCAAAGCAGCTTCAAGAGTCGCTTGGAAGATGAGACGGACGACATTAAAACAACGAGCTATTTCTACAAGCAGTGCAACGAAGCACGTTTCCAGTCCCCCAATGTTTCGGAAGAGGAAAGCAAACAACAACTGCAAAAGACTCTTGGATTGATGGTG TACTCCAAGACGGATAGAAAAGCCTATCAACACGTGTTCAGCAAACGACTTGACGTATTGACGAAAGGGTATAAAATCGACATGAAGAACGACAggccaagaaaaacaaaactagCAAAGTACGTGGTGTTTCAAATACGTGAAAG GAGGTACGAAAAGAAGGAGAAGGACCGAAACAAGAGGATGGAagatgaaaagaagaaaatggagaaaaactATGATGCAAAGAAGCAACGTCTCGAAGAGGTTCTGAAGGCGCCACAAAACAGGGAAGACATGTTCAAATGCTTCAAAGAT AAGTTTCCAAAAGAGGAGCTTCGAGAGTTCGTTGACGGAGAAGATTCTTACGAAGTGGTTTTCGATGCCTTGTTTGCACAGTACCCAGGTGGACCG GTAACAGATAAAACCATTAAAGGTATCTTCCACAACTGGGAGCCGTTCAGAAAGAAGCTGCTGGATGTTGTGCCTCAGCGAATCATCGACACGCCAGCTGAACTGAACACCGCGTATCTGGAGCTGTTGGGGCAAAGCAAACCAATCAAG GAGGAGGATGTTGGTAGGTGTATCGCCATTGACGTAGACTACGTGGGAACCATGGACTTCAACATGGAGCCAGAGGACCAGACCTTCCTCATGAAG CAAGGAGCTCGGGCGGCACTCGCGTTTCTTGAAGATTATGTGAAGAGAAATAATCTTCAGCCTTCCAAGAGCAGTCCGAAGAGCCCAATGATGGTTACTGGTGTATAG
- the LOC118426304 gene encoding leucine-rich repeat and immunoglobulin-like domain-containing nogo receptor-interacting protein 3 yields the protein MGDQTTTKLGQYLVYYLLTTQVLWTVGLHHLVQAESTTDDTVEVDRVRRGVMCVTGCSCNSATATVTCIWSSLDAMSSVPVDTRALSFRGGKLTKVPRGLFANFASLRTLHLDQNRIKTIADGSFTGLSNLRRLTLSRNALWVIPRNSFRGLQRVSRLDLSKNRISVLSSYVFTGLASLQTLDLRDNPVSFITENAFAGVTAITRMYLRGCRVTNIAHITKPLRTLLSLQTLQMQKFPLSYLPSKAIPYLPNLTSVDLSFWKGLRRVHPYAFSGLNLKTLSLNGGSLTGVPSQAILKIPSLVNLSLSGNPIRYIQPYDFNGLNKLQNLYLKSLNILDVREMGFIGVDSLRVLDLSGNPQLQPLRRKVFGSLKTVVSLNITGTTWKCDCNLKWFALTPNVSIKAITCNSPPLWRNKNLFTYLKTRAYDNLMTCSVPTVAVKPSALNASVGRDAKLSCFVSSGAASTVNWIAPNKRVILSGLPWGRISMNQTLRSVGTLTIKNVTTADAGKYVCLAYNGGGNRTATVDLTVVPAVPTPPPYLLRMKHAYTRENYILSCLTGSLLFMGAVFGCYSIIFPCSRMCQAETIAIKIDMPETTLSPEQTGGRKGNVSANLNIQRSTL from the exons ATGGGCGACCAGACGACCACAAAGCTCGGCCAGTACCTAGTATACTACCTCTTGACGACGCAAGTTCTTTGGACAGTGGGACTTCACCACCTTGTTCAAGCTGAATCTACAACCGATGATACTGTGGAAGTGGACAGGGTACGGCGTGGTGTGATGTGTGTGACTGGGTGTAGCTGTAACAGTGCCACAGCTACAGTCACCTGTATATGGTCATCTTTGGACGCAATGTCTAG CGTTCCCGTCGACACCCGCGCTCTGAGTTTCCGTGGCGGGAAACTGACGAAGGTTCCCAGGGGGCTGTTCGCCAACTTCGCGAGTCTGAGAACACTTCACCTGGACCAGAACAGGATCAAAACGATCGCCGATGGGTCGTTTACTGGACTATCCAACCTGAGGAGGCTGACACTGAGCAGGAACGCCCTCTGGGTG ATCCCACGAAACTCCTTCCGGGGGTTACAGCGCGTGTCTCGGCTGGACCTGAGCAAGAACAGGATCTCCGTCCTGTCGTCTTACGTCTTCACGGGGCTGGCGTCACTCCAGACCCTGGACCTCCGCGACAACCCCGTTAGCTTCATCACCGAGAACGCGTTCGCTGGTGTCACCGCCATCACGCGGATGTATCTCAGGGGTTGCCGCGTCACCAACATCGCCCACATCACCAAACCACTCCGCACTCTCCTCTCCCTCCAAACTCTCCAAATGCAGAAGTTTCCACTCTCTTATCTTCCCTCCAAGGCGATTCCGTATCTTCCAAACCTGACTTCGGTAGATCTTAGCTTCTGGAAGGGACTACGACGCGTTCACCCGTACGCGTTCAGCGGGTTGAATCTTAAGACTTTGTCTCTGAATGGTGGGTCTCTCACCGGCGTGCCTTCGCAAGCAATCCTAAAAATTCCTTCTTTGGTCAATCTCAGTCTCTCTGGAAATCCGATCCGCTACATCCAGCCCTACGATTTCAACGGACTAAACAAGCTCCAGAATCTTTATCTTAAGAGTCTCAACATCTTGGATGTCCGAGAGATGGGTTTCATAGGAGTAGACAGCTTAAGGGTCTTAGATTTAAGCGGTAATCCTCAGCTACAGCCTTTAAGACGGAAGGTTTTTGGAAGTCTCAAGACAGTCGTTTCTTTAAATATCACTGGTACTACGTGGAAGTGTGATTGTAACTTGAAGTGGTTTGCATTGACACCGAACGTAAGTATCAAGGCTATAACATGTAACAGTCCCCCTCTGTGGAGGAATAAGAACTTGTTTACATATCTGAAGACTCGGGCGTACGATAACCTTATGACGTGTAGTGTACCGACCGTGGCCGTCAAGCCTTCGGCGCTAAACGCTTCTGTCGGCCGGGACGCCAAACTGTCTTGCTTCGTGTCAAGCGGCGCTGCGTCAACCGTCAACTGGATTGCTCCCAACAAGAGGGTTATTCTATCCGGCTTACCTTGGGGACGTATTAGCATGAACCAAACCCTACGCTCCGTCGGGACGCTGACTATCAAAAACGTTACCACCGCCGATGCTGGGAAGTATGTCTGTTTGGCATACAATGGCGGAGGGAATAGAACAGCAACGGTAGATCTAACAGTGGTCCCGGCTGTACCTACACCCCCACCATATCTCCTGAGAATGAAACACGCATACACCAGGGAGAATTACATTCTGTCTTGTCTCACAGGCTCTTTGCTGTTTATGGGAGCTGTGTTCGGTTGTTATTCTATTATATTTCCCTGTAGTAGAATGTGCCAGGCGGAAACGATAGCGATTAAGATAGACATGCCAGAGACGACACTGTCTCCTGAACAGACCGGTGGAAGGAAAGGTAATGTCAGTGCAAACCTCAACATACAAAGAAGTACGTTATAG
- the LOC118426725 gene encoding uncharacterized protein LOC118426725 isoform X2: MGVRQAKPVAKLPDDLRQEAEKFRVYNFPFENLVLEGGGAKGTAYIGAMMVLEDAGIMENIHRFAGTSAGAVTAGLMSIGMTSEEIVKEMENVDMARTLMDSPWWSRGPLRRLFFVWKVFKAFGLYAAAGDRFLEWYGELIHRHLEKHHIHKGLGKNINLQQLRDVLGKELCTVTYDLTFGIEIYCHAKTTPLCTVRQAVRQSISLPAVFVPYKFEDEPDLYIDGGVCVNFPIYCYDGWWLSMDDQSSFKSRLEDETDDIKTTSYFYKQCNEARFQSPNVSEEESKQQLQKTLGLMVYSKTDRKAYQHVFSKRLDVLTKGYKIDMKNDRPRKTKLAKRYEKKEKDRNKRMEDEKKKMEKNYDAKKQRLEEVLKAPQNREDMFKCFKDKFPKEELREFVDGEDSYEVVFDALFAQYPGGPVTDKTIKGIFHNWEPFRKKLLDVVPQRIIDTPAELNTAYLELLGQSKPIKEEDVGRCIAIDVDYVGTMDFNMEPEDQTFLMKQGARAALAFLEDYVKRNNLQPSKSSPKSPMMVTGV; the protein is encoded by the exons ATGGGTGTCCGACAGGCCAAACCTGTGGCTAAACTTCCAGACGATCTGCGCCAAGAGGCTGAAAAGTTTCGAGTTTACAACTTCCCATTTGAGAACCTCGTGTTGGAAGGAGGGGGAGCCAAGGGGACTGCCTACATAGGTGCCATGATG GTCCTAGAGGATGCTGGGATAATGGAAAATATCCACAGATTTGCTGGAACCAGCGCAGGCGCGGTAACAGCCGGTTTGATGTCGATTGGGATGACGTCAGAAGAGATTGTGAAAGAGATGGAAAATGTGGACATGGCCAGAACACTTATGG ACTCGCCATGGTGGTCACGTGGCCCACTGAGGCgtcttttctttgtttggaAAGTCTTCAAGGCCTTCGGTCTGTACGCAGCTGCGGGGGATAGATTCCTCGAGTGGTACGGTGAACTTATCCACAGGCATCTTGAAAAGCACCACATACATAAAGGACTGGGCAAGAACATAAATCTTCAGCAG CTCCGTGACGTCTTAGGCAAAGAGCTCTGTACTGTCACCTACGACTTGACGTTCGGTATCGAGATATACTGCCACGCCAAGACCACGCCTCTCTGCACTGTTCGCCAGGCTGTCAGACAGTCCATATCGTTGCCAG CGGTGTTCGTTCCCTACAAGTTTGAAGACGAGCCCGATCTGTACATAGATGGTGGCGTTTGTGTCAACTTCCCCATCTATTGCTATGATG GATGGTGGCTATCTATGGACGACCAAAGCAGCTTCAAGAGTCGCTTGGAAGATGAGACGGACGACATTAAAACAACGAGCTATTTCTACAAGCAGTGCAACGAAGCACGTTTCCAGTCCCCCAATGTTTCGGAAGAGGAAAGCAAACAACAACTGCAAAAGACTCTTGGATTGATGGTG TACTCCAAGACGGATAGAAAAGCCTATCAACACGTGTTCAGCAAACGACTTGACGTATTGACGAAAGGGTATAAAATCGACATGAAGAACGACAggccaagaaaaacaaaactagCAAA GAGGTACGAAAAGAAGGAGAAGGACCGAAACAAGAGGATGGAagatgaaaagaagaaaatggagaaaaactATGATGCAAAGAAGCAACGTCTCGAAGAGGTTCTGAAGGCGCCACAAAACAGGGAAGACATGTTCAAATGCTTCAAAGAT AAGTTTCCAAAAGAGGAGCTTCGAGAGTTCGTTGACGGAGAAGATTCTTACGAAGTGGTTTTCGATGCCTTGTTTGCACAGTACCCAGGTGGACCG GTAACAGATAAAACCATTAAAGGTATCTTCCACAACTGGGAGCCGTTCAGAAAGAAGCTGCTGGATGTTGTGCCTCAGCGAATCATCGACACGCCAGCTGAACTGAACACCGCGTATCTGGAGCTGTTGGGGCAAAGCAAACCAATCAAG GAGGAGGATGTTGGTAGGTGTATCGCCATTGACGTAGACTACGTGGGAACCATGGACTTCAACATGGAGCCAGAGGACCAGACCTTCCTCATGAAG CAAGGAGCTCGGGCGGCACTCGCGTTTCTTGAAGATTATGTGAAGAGAAATAATCTTCAGCCTTCCAAGAGCAGTCCGAAGAGCCCAATGATGGTTACTGGTGTATAG